The following coding sequences lie in one Deltaproteobacteria bacterium genomic window:
- a CDS encoding glycosyltransferase family 4 protein, with protein MRVALVHDWLTGTRGGEKCLEVLCELFPEADLYTLVYVPEKVSPAIARMNIRPSWLNRLPLIARTYRYYLPLMPRAIEGFDLPGYDLILSSSHCVAKGVFPRRALHIAYIHAPMRYVWDQHDAYFASEGWSLAQSGMALCRRYLQRWDVACADRVDYFVANSNNVGDKIRKLYGREATTIYPPVEVDRFLLGGASKDYYLVVSALVPYKRVDLAIAACNRLGAPLKIVGDGPLRQRLQRLAGPNVEFLGWVHDQQLAQLYSDCKALLFPGEEDFGIVALEAQACGRPVIAYGKGGVLESVIGVGANVAHPTGVFFPEQTEASLIEAIKGFERSMSTFDPVCLRAHAAKFSRERFKDEIARFIAEKLRERGIVRREC; from the coding sequence ATGCGAGTAGCACTGGTTCACGATTGGTTGACGGGGACGCGCGGCGGCGAAAAATGCCTCGAAGTGTTGTGCGAGCTATTTCCTGAGGCCGATCTCTATACGCTTGTTTATGTCCCTGAGAAAGTCTCGCCCGCGATAGCACGGATGAATATCCGGCCGTCGTGGCTTAACCGCTTGCCGCTGATCGCGCGCACCTACCGCTACTACCTGCCACTCATGCCGCGCGCGATTGAGGGCTTCGATTTGCCCGGCTATGACTTGATTCTCTCTAGCAGCCACTGTGTGGCCAAAGGGGTCTTCCCCCGTCGCGCGTTGCATATCGCTTATATCCACGCGCCCATGCGCTATGTCTGGGATCAGCACGACGCTTATTTCGCCAGCGAGGGTTGGTCTCTGGCTCAATCGGGCATGGCATTGTGCCGGCGCTACTTGCAGCGTTGGGATGTGGCTTGCGCCGATCGAGTGGATTATTTCGTAGCGAATTCAAACAACGTGGGCGATAAAATTCGCAAACTCTACGGGCGCGAGGCGACGACTATCTACCCACCGGTGGAGGTCGATCGTTTCCTTCTGGGCGGTGCATCGAAGGATTATTATTTAGTCGTGTCAGCGTTGGTTCCGTACAAGCGCGTCGACCTGGCGATCGCCGCCTGCAATCGGCTGGGTGCGCCGTTAAAAATCGTCGGCGATGGGCCGCTGCGCCAACGTTTGCAGCGACTCGCCGGGCCAAATGTTGAATTTCTCGGGTGGGTTCACGATCAACAGCTGGCGCAGCTTTATTCAGATTGCAAGGCGTTACTCTTCCCAGGCGAAGAGGATTTTGGCATTGTGGCGTTAGAAGCGCAGGCTTGTGGCCGCCCTGTGATCGCCTATGGCAAAGGCGGGGTCCTGGAAAGCGTCATCGGAGTGGGAGCAAACGTTGCCCATCCGACTGGCGTTTTCTTTCCCGAGCAGACAGAGGCGAGCCTGATAGAAGCAATCAAAGGTTTTGAGCGCAGCATGAGCACCTTTGACCCGGTCTGCCTGCGGGCTCACGCCGCGAAGTTTTCGCGCGAGCGTTTCAAGGATGAAATTGCGCGGTTTATCGCCGAAAAACTCCGCGAGCGAGGGATAGTGAGACGAGAATGCTAA
- a CDS encoding undecaprenyl-phosphate glucose phosphotransferase codes for MLKRHHEFFKSLMLLSDLVFVSAAWWCAFWARFHSGLLPALEGYVFNHYLIAWLLILGAWTFVFRLMDFYRPRRISTHGREFVDLVKASLLALLTFLGIIFIMRDLVLSRIAVLLFWCSSLVFVTASHVTFREGLRYLRRRGHNLRHVLIVGTAAEVRQMVERLTWYRHLGLRVVGVHLTERGGDAIVPKGVRLIADRAKLVRQVKSGGIDRIFVTLPLEQASLLPEIQAWFGDEPLTMHFVPNLGALAKLRGSMEEFDGLSIMTLQSSPLYGWDAIVKRTMDIALSTLALAPAALPMMIIALLIKLTSPGPVFYRQERMGLDGRRFVMIKFRTMVQGAEDETGPTWAAAEDPRVTPVGRWLRRMSLDELPQLVNVLRGEMSLVGPRPERPPLIEEFRKTIPAYMLRHKVKAGMTGWAQINGWRGNTSLQKRIDHDIAYIESWSVWRDVKILTWTLLGGFRN; via the coding sequence ATGCTAAAGCGCCACCACGAATTTTTCAAAAGCTTGATGCTTTTGAGCGATCTCGTCTTTGTAAGCGCCGCTTGGTGGTGTGCGTTCTGGGCGAGATTCCATTCCGGTTTGCTGCCGGCGCTCGAAGGTTACGTTTTCAATCACTATCTCATCGCTTGGCTGCTCATTCTCGGTGCCTGGACTTTTGTGTTTCGGCTGATGGACTTCTATCGGCCGCGGCGCATCTCTACCCATGGTCGTGAGTTTGTCGATCTGGTCAAGGCTTCGCTGTTGGCGCTGCTGACTTTTTTGGGCATCATTTTTATCATGCGTGATCTCGTCTTGTCGCGCATCGCCGTGCTGCTTTTCTGGTGCAGTAGCTTGGTGTTCGTCACTGCGAGTCACGTTACGTTCCGCGAAGGACTGCGTTATCTGCGCCGCCGCGGCCACAACCTGCGCCATGTGCTGATTGTCGGTACCGCCGCAGAGGTTCGCCAAATGGTTGAGAGGTTGACCTGGTATCGCCACTTGGGCCTTCGGGTTGTCGGCGTGCATTTGACCGAGCGCGGCGGGGACGCCATCGTTCCCAAGGGGGTGCGGTTGATTGCCGACCGCGCCAAGCTCGTGCGCCAGGTGAAGTCGGGCGGCATCGATCGGATATTCGTTACACTGCCGCTTGAGCAGGCTTCGCTGCTGCCGGAAATTCAGGCCTGGTTCGGCGATGAGCCGTTGACGATGCATTTCGTGCCTAATTTAGGCGCGTTAGCAAAATTGCGCGGCAGCATGGAAGAGTTTGACGGCCTGTCGATCATGACGCTGCAGAGCTCGCCTCTCTACGGGTGGGATGCGATTGTGAAGCGAACCATGGATATCGCGCTTAGCACGTTGGCACTCGCACCGGCGGCCCTGCCGATGATGATCATAGCGCTGTTGATCAAGCTGACATCGCCCGGGCCGGTTTTTTATCGGCAAGAACGCATGGGGCTCGATGGCCGGCGCTTTGTCATGATCAAATTTCGCACAATGGTGCAAGGCGCGGAAGACGAAACCGGCCCGACTTGGGCTGCCGCCGAGGACCCGCGCGTGACTCCGGTTGGGCGTTGGCTGAGACGCATGAGCTTGGATGAACTGCCACAGCTGGTGAATGTTCTGCGCGGCGAGATGAGCCTGGTTGGGCCGCGTCCCGAGCGGCCCCCCTTGATCGAAGAATTTCGCAAGACCATCCCTGCCTACATGTTGCGACATAAAGTCAAAGCCGGCATGACCGGCTGGGCGCAAATCAATGGCTGGCGCGGCAACACGTCGCTGCAAAAGCGTATTGACCATGACATCGCCTATATCGAGAGCTGGTCGGTTTGGCGCGACGTGAAAATTCTGACGTGGACCTTGCTCGGCGGGTTCCGCAACTGA